One Streptomyces sp. NBC_00102 DNA segment encodes these proteins:
- the rpe gene encoding ribulose-phosphate 3-epimerase, which translates to MAQINPSILSADFARLADEAKAVQGADWLHVDVMDNHFVPNLTLGVPIVESLSRATDTPLDCHLMIEDPDRWAPQYVEAGAGSVTFHVEAAAAPVRLAREIRAKGARASMALKPATPIEPYEDLLPELDMLLIMTVEPGFGGQAFLDIMLPKIRRTRDLISKHGLDLWLQIDGGVSAETIERCAEAGADVFVAGSAVYGASDPAEAVRALRAKAETATASAPWACGH; encoded by the coding sequence ATGGCCCAGATCAACCCCAGCATTCTCTCCGCCGACTTCGCCCGTCTCGCCGATGAGGCGAAGGCGGTACAGGGCGCCGACTGGCTCCACGTCGACGTGATGGACAACCACTTCGTGCCGAACCTGACCCTCGGTGTGCCCATCGTGGAGTCGCTGAGCCGGGCCACCGACACCCCGCTCGACTGCCACCTCATGATCGAGGACCCCGACCGCTGGGCGCCCCAGTACGTCGAGGCCGGCGCCGGTTCCGTCACCTTCCACGTGGAGGCCGCGGCGGCCCCGGTCCGGCTCGCGCGGGAGATCCGGGCCAAGGGCGCGCGCGCGTCGATGGCGCTCAAGCCGGCGACGCCCATCGAGCCGTACGAGGACCTGCTCCCCGAGCTCGACATGCTGCTGATCATGACCGTGGAGCCGGGCTTCGGCGGGCAGGCGTTCCTCGACATCATGCTGCCGAAGATCCGCCGCACCCGGGACCTGATCTCCAAGCACGGCCTCGACCTGTGGCTGCAGATCGACGGCGGGGTCTCCGCGGAGACCATCGAGCGCTGTGCCGAGGCGGGCGCCGACGTGTTCGTCGCCGGCTCGGCGGTGTACGGCGCGTCCGACCCGGCCGAGGCGGTACGCGCGCTGCGGGCGAAGGCGGAGACCGCGACGGCCTCCGCGCCCTGGGCATGCGGCCACTGA
- a CDS encoding GuaB1 family IMP dehydrogenase-related protein, whose amino-acid sequence MRFLEPGTGRYSDTPSVPYDLTYDDVFMVPGRSAVGSRQGVDLSAPDGTGTTIPLVVANMTAIAGRRMAETVARRGGLVVIPQDIPIEVVTEVISWVKARHLVLDTPIVLAPGQTVADALSLLPKRAHGAGVVVDEDGKPVGVVTDHDLTGVDRFTQLSEVMSRDLVLLDADIDPREAFNRLDTANRKLAPAVDADGRLVGILTRKAALRATLYTPATDAEGRLRIAAAVGINGDVAGKAKQLLDAGVDTLVVDTAHGHQESMISAVRAVRALDPQVPIVAGNIVAAEGVRDLVEAGADIIKVGVGPGAMCTTRMMTGVGRPQFSAVLECAAEAKKYGKHVWADGGVRHPRDVAMALAAGASNVMIGSWFAGTYESPGDLQQSADGRFYKESFGMASARAVKNRTSEESAYDRARKALFEEGISTSRMYLDPSRPGVEDLIDSIIAGVRSSCTYAGAASLEEFAEKAVVGVQSAAGYAEGKPLHASWS is encoded by the coding sequence ATGCGTTTTCTCGAACCTGGCACCGGTCGTTACTCAGACACCCCGTCCGTCCCGTACGACCTCACGTACGACGACGTCTTCATGGTTCCGGGGCGTTCGGCGGTCGGATCACGCCAAGGAGTGGATCTTTCCGCCCCCGACGGCACCGGGACGACCATCCCGCTGGTGGTCGCCAACATGACCGCCATCGCCGGCCGGCGGATGGCCGAGACCGTCGCCCGTCGCGGCGGCCTCGTCGTCATCCCGCAGGACATCCCGATCGAGGTCGTCACCGAGGTCATCTCCTGGGTCAAGGCGCGCCACCTCGTCCTCGACACCCCGATCGTGCTGGCCCCCGGCCAGACCGTCGCGGACGCCCTCTCGCTGCTGCCCAAGCGCGCCCACGGCGCCGGTGTCGTGGTGGACGAGGACGGCAAGCCCGTCGGCGTCGTGACCGATCACGACCTGACCGGCGTGGACCGCTTCACGCAGCTCTCCGAGGTCATGTCCAGGGACCTGGTCCTGCTGGACGCGGACATCGACCCCCGCGAGGCCTTCAACCGCCTCGACACGGCCAACCGCAAGCTCGCCCCCGCCGTCGACGCGGACGGACGGCTCGTCGGCATCCTCACCCGCAAGGCCGCGCTGCGCGCCACCCTGTACACCCCCGCCACCGACGCCGAGGGCAGGCTGCGCATCGCCGCCGCCGTCGGCATCAACGGAGACGTCGCGGGCAAGGCCAAGCAGCTCCTGGACGCCGGGGTGGACACCCTCGTCGTGGACACCGCCCACGGCCACCAGGAATCCATGATCAGCGCGGTCCGCGCGGTCCGCGCCCTCGACCCGCAGGTCCCGATCGTCGCGGGCAACATCGTCGCCGCCGAGGGTGTGCGCGACCTCGTCGAGGCGGGCGCCGACATCATCAAGGTCGGCGTCGGCCCCGGCGCCATGTGCACCACGCGGATGATGACGGGCGTCGGCCGGCCGCAGTTCTCCGCCGTCCTGGAGTGCGCCGCCGAGGCGAAGAAGTACGGCAAGCACGTCTGGGCGGACGGCGGGGTCCGCCACCCGCGCGACGTGGCCATGGCCCTCGCGGCCGGCGCGTCCAACGTGATGATCGGCTCCTGGTTCGCCGGTACGTACGAGTCCCCCGGAGACCTCCAGCAGTCGGCCGACGGCCGGTTCTACAAGGAGTCGTTCGGCATGGCCTCGGCCCGCGCGGTGAAGAACCGCACGTCCGAAGAGTCGGCCTACGACCGCGCCCGCAAGGCGCTCTTCGAGGAGGGCATCTCCACCTCGCGGATGTACCTGGACCCGTCGCGGCCCGGCGTCGAGGACCTGATCGACTCGATCATCGCGGGCGTCCGCTCGTCCTGCACCTACGCCGGTGCCGCCTCCCTCGAGGAGTTCGCCGAGAAGGCGGTCGTGGGCGTGCAGAGCGCCGCCGGATACGCGGAGGGCAAGCCCCTCCACGCCAGCTGGAGTTGA
- a CDS encoding sugar-binding transcriptional regulator, whose translation MRMGPAELVQAAAMARRFYLEGKSKIQIAEEFGVSRFKVARVLETALERDLVRIEIRVPAELDAERSDALRSRYGLRHAVVVESPADEQDDAPDPENLGEVAADLLGELVTEGDVLGLAWGRSTIHMAAALDQLPPCTVVQLTGVYDAGTAERGSVEAVRRAAQVSGGEAHPIYAPMLLPDPATAAALRNQTGIARAFDYFDKVTVAAVSIGSWEPGISTVHDMLSDGERAHYASLGVAAEMSAHLFDAEGRRVGRDLGERCITVEADRLRRIPEVVAIAGGQRKAAAIGAVLRSGLVTSLVTDTAAADYLLTESAAGIRPALERADPDGH comes from the coding sequence ATGCGGATGGGCCCCGCGGAGCTCGTGCAGGCGGCGGCCATGGCTCGACGGTTCTATCTGGAGGGCAAGTCCAAGATCCAGATCGCCGAGGAGTTCGGCGTCAGCCGCTTCAAGGTGGCCCGGGTCCTGGAGACGGCCCTCGAACGTGATCTCGTGCGCATCGAGATCCGGGTGCCGGCCGAGCTGGACGCGGAGCGCTCCGACGCGCTGCGGTCCCGGTACGGGCTGCGCCACGCGGTCGTCGTGGAGTCCCCGGCGGACGAGCAGGACGACGCCCCCGACCCGGAGAACCTCGGCGAGGTCGCGGCCGATCTCCTCGGCGAACTGGTGACCGAAGGCGATGTCCTCGGACTGGCCTGGGGCCGGTCCACCATCCACATGGCCGCGGCGCTCGACCAGCTGCCGCCGTGCACGGTGGTCCAGCTGACCGGCGTGTACGACGCGGGTACGGCCGAGCGCGGGTCCGTGGAGGCGGTCCGCAGGGCCGCCCAGGTATCCGGCGGCGAGGCGCACCCCATCTACGCCCCGATGCTGCTGCCGGACCCGGCCACCGCCGCAGCCCTCCGCAACCAGACGGGGATCGCGCGCGCCTTCGACTACTTCGACAAGGTCACCGTCGCCGCCGTCTCCATCGGCTCCTGGGAGCCGGGCATCTCCACCGTCCACGACATGCTGTCCGACGGCGAGCGCGCCCACTACGCCTCCCTCGGCGTCGCGGCCGAGATGTCCGCCCACCTCTTCGACGCCGAGGGGCGCAGGGTCGGCCGGGACCTCGGCGAGCGCTGCATCACCGTGGAGGCCGACCGGCTGCGCCGCATCCCCGAGGTCGTCGCCATCGCGGGCGGCCAGCGCAAGGCCGCGGCGATCGGAGCGGTGCTCCGCTCCGGCCTGGTCACCAGCCTGGTCACGGACACGGCGGCCGCCGACTACCTGCTGACCGAGTCGGCCGCCGGAATCCGGCCCGCCCTGGAGCGGGCCGACCCGGACGGCCACTGA
- a CDS encoding terpene cyclase, with protein MESELPDIYCPFPQRTNPHVGHTREHLDNWTRSTGLVHRESARERFEQADFAAFVGMVHPTADPAQLDLVADWFVWLFLVDDQLDDGHLGRDPERVRHVVARMRAVVDGTAPDPEPGEDLPRAVVALSDLWERTVPDVAPHWRTRFAYHLVAYLTTATTWEAGNRADDVVPSEETYIAKRRHTGAIHVCMDLIEIVAGIEAPESIHNDPRFITALEASCNVVCWANDVYSYEKEQVLGEIHNLVHLVRHHRGLGEQEALNLVAERIATETERFMTAEDELLELYPQLSGLLVPYLDGMRSWMRGNLDWSMRTPRYNSADVSQYEEPEQYLEEAVLGIATDRAGHTGG; from the coding sequence GTGGAAAGTGAACTGCCGGACATTTACTGCCCGTTCCCCCAGCGCACGAATCCGCACGTCGGACACACCCGCGAGCACCTCGACAACTGGACGCGCAGCACCGGGCTGGTGCACCGCGAGTCCGCGCGCGAGCGGTTCGAACAAGCCGACTTCGCGGCGTTCGTCGGCATGGTCCACCCCACGGCCGATCCCGCCCAGCTGGACCTCGTGGCCGACTGGTTCGTCTGGCTGTTCCTCGTCGACGACCAGCTCGACGACGGCCATCTCGGCCGCGACCCCGAGCGGGTACGGCACGTCGTCGCCCGGATGCGTGCCGTGGTGGACGGCACCGCCCCGGACCCGGAGCCCGGCGAGGACCTGCCCAGGGCCGTGGTGGCCCTGTCCGATCTGTGGGAACGCACGGTTCCGGACGTGGCCCCGCACTGGCGGACCCGCTTCGCCTACCACCTGGTGGCGTACCTCACCACGGCCACGACCTGGGAGGCCGGGAACCGCGCGGACGACGTCGTCCCGTCCGAGGAGACGTACATCGCCAAGCGGCGTCACACCGGGGCGATACACGTCTGCATGGACCTCATAGAGATCGTCGCCGGGATCGAGGCACCCGAGTCGATCCACAACGACCCCCGGTTCATCACCGCGCTCGAAGCCTCCTGCAACGTGGTCTGCTGGGCCAACGACGTCTACTCCTACGAGAAGGAGCAGGTGCTCGGCGAGATCCACAACCTCGTCCACCTGGTCCGCCACCACCGCGGGCTCGGTGAGCAGGAGGCGCTGAACCTGGTCGCGGAGCGCATCGCCACGGAGACGGAGCGGTTCATGACCGCGGAGGACGAGCTCTTGGAGCTGTACCCCCAGCTCTCCGGCCTGCTGGTGCCCTACCTGGACGGCATGCGCAGCTGGATGCGCGGCAACCTCGACTGGTCCATGCGGACACCCCGGTACAACTCCGCCGACGTCAGCCAGTACGAGGAGCCCGAGCAGTACCTGGAGGAAGCGGTGCTCGGCATCGCGACCGACCGCGCCGGCCACACCGGCGGCTGA
- a CDS encoding RsmB/NOP family class I SAM-dependent RNA methyltransferase has translation MNDQPRRRPAQPHRRPKKDPVRFLAFEVLRAVDERDAYANLVLPPLLKKARAKGDFDSRDAALATELVYGTLRRQGTYDAIVAACIDRPLREVDPPVLDVLDMGVHQLLGTRIPTHAAVSASVELARVVLGEGRAKFVNAVLRKVTAKDLDAWLDEVAPPFDEDAEAHLAVVHSHPRWVVSALWDSLGGGRAGIEDLLEADNERPEVTLVARPGRSTTDELVEALGEEQSLPGRWSPYAVRMAEGGEPGALAAVRDGRAGVQDEGSQLVAAALANAPLEGEDTRWLDGCAGPGGKAALLAALAAGRGAALLAAEKQPHRARLVERALAGNPGPYQVITADGTRPPWLPGSFDRILMDVPCSGLGALRRRPEARWRRRPEDMEGFAPLQRGLLREALKAVRVGGVVGYATCSPHLAETRTVVEDVLKGRGGDPVEAEWVDARPLMPGVPALGDGPDVQLWPHLHGTDAMYLALLRRTG, from the coding sequence GTGAACGACCAGCCGCGTCGCCGTCCCGCCCAGCCCCACCGCCGCCCGAAGAAGGACCCGGTACGGTTCCTGGCCTTCGAGGTCCTGCGGGCGGTCGACGAGCGCGACGCCTACGCCAACCTCGTCCTGCCCCCGCTGCTGAAGAAGGCCCGCGCCAAGGGCGACTTCGACAGCCGCGACGCGGCTCTGGCGACGGAACTGGTCTACGGGACGCTGCGCCGGCAGGGCACGTACGACGCGATCGTCGCGGCCTGCATCGACCGGCCGCTGCGCGAGGTCGACCCGCCGGTGCTCGACGTGCTCGACATGGGCGTGCACCAGCTCCTCGGCACCCGCATCCCCACCCACGCCGCCGTCTCCGCAAGCGTCGAGCTGGCGCGCGTGGTGCTGGGGGAGGGACGGGCCAAGTTCGTCAACGCGGTGCTGCGCAAGGTCACCGCGAAGGACCTGGACGCCTGGCTCGACGAGGTGGCGCCGCCCTTCGACGAGGACGCCGAGGCCCACCTCGCGGTCGTCCACTCGCACCCGCGCTGGGTGGTCTCCGCCCTGTGGGACTCCCTCGGCGGCGGCCGGGCCGGGATCGAGGACCTCCTCGAAGCCGACAACGAGCGCCCCGAGGTCACCCTGGTGGCCCGCCCCGGCCGGTCCACCACCGACGAACTCGTGGAAGCCCTCGGCGAGGAGCAGTCGCTCCCCGGCCGCTGGTCGCCCTACGCCGTACGCATGGCCGAGGGCGGCGAGCCCGGTGCGCTGGCCGCCGTACGGGACGGCCGGGCCGGTGTGCAGGACGAGGGCAGCCAGCTCGTCGCCGCCGCCCTCGCCAACGCTCCGCTGGAGGGTGAGGACACCCGCTGGCTCGACGGTTGCGCGGGCCCCGGCGGCAAGGCCGCGCTGCTGGCCGCGCTCGCCGCAGGGCGGGGCGCCGCCCTGCTCGCCGCCGAGAAGCAGCCGCACCGCGCGCGGCTCGTGGAACGGGCGCTGGCCGGCAACCCGGGCCCGTACCAGGTGATCACCGCCGACGGCACCCGCCCGCCGTGGCTGCCCGGCAGCTTCGACCGCATCCTGATGGACGTGCCGTGCTCCGGTCTGGGCGCGCTGCGCCGCCGGCCCGAAGCGCGCTGGCGCCGCCGTCCCGAGGACATGGAGGGCTTCGCCCCCCTCCAGCGCGGGCTGCTGCGCGAGGCGCTCAAGGCCGTCCGCGTCGGCGGCGTCGTCGGCTACGCGACCTGCTCGCCCCACCTCGCGGAGACCCGGACCGTCGTGGAGGACGTCCTGAAGGGACGCGGCGGCGACCCGGTCGAGGCCGAGTGGGTGGACGCCCGCCCCCTGATGCCGGGCGTCCCCGCACTGGGCGACGGCCCCGACGTGCAGCTCTGGCCCCATCTGCACGGCACCGACGCGATGTACCTCGCGCTGCTGCGGCGTACCGGCTGA
- the fmt gene encoding methionyl-tRNA formyltransferase, whose product MKLVFAGTPEVAVPALDALIASGRHEVAAVVTRPDAPAGRGRRLVASPVAERAEEAGIEVLKPVRPRDEDFLARLREIAPDCCPVVAYGALLPKAALAIPARGWVNLHFSLLPAWRGAAPVQHSVMAGDEVTGASTFLIEEGLDSGPVYGVLTEEVRPTDTSGDLLTRLAFAGSGLLVATMDGIEDGTLHAVPQPADGVTLAPKITVEDAQVQWAAPALRVDRIVRGCTPAPGAWTLFRGERLKLVQATPVTDRHDLAPGEISATKKNVYVGTGSHAVELLWVQPQGKKPMQAADWARGVRIAPGELLGA is encoded by the coding sequence ATGAAGCTCGTCTTCGCAGGCACCCCCGAGGTCGCAGTCCCCGCCCTGGACGCCCTGATCGCCTCCGGGCGCCACGAGGTGGCCGCCGTCGTCACTCGTCCCGACGCACCGGCCGGCCGAGGACGGCGGCTGGTCGCCAGCCCGGTCGCCGAGCGTGCCGAGGAGGCCGGGATCGAGGTCCTCAAGCCGGTCCGGCCACGCGACGAGGACTTCCTGGCGCGGCTGCGGGAGATCGCCCCCGACTGCTGCCCGGTCGTCGCCTACGGCGCGCTGCTGCCGAAGGCCGCCCTGGCGATCCCCGCCCGAGGATGGGTCAACCTGCACTTCTCGCTGCTCCCCGCCTGGCGCGGCGCCGCCCCCGTGCAGCACTCCGTGATGGCCGGGGACGAGGTCACCGGCGCCTCGACCTTCCTCATCGAGGAGGGCCTCGACTCGGGACCCGTCTACGGGGTCCTCACCGAAGAGGTCCGTCCGACCGACACCAGCGGCGACCTGCTGACCCGGCTCGCCTTCGCCGGATCCGGGCTGCTCGTCGCGACGATGGACGGCATCGAGGACGGCACCCTGCACGCGGTGCCCCAGCCGGCCGACGGGGTCACCCTCGCGCCGAAGATCACGGTCGAGGACGCCCAGGTGCAGTGGGCGGCGCCCGCCCTGCGGGTCGACCGGATCGTGCGCGGCTGCACGCCCGCCCCCGGCGCCTGGACGCTCTTCCGCGGCGAGCGCCTCAAGCTCGTCCAGGCCACCCCGGTGACCGACCGCCACGACCTCGCCCCGGGCGAGATCTCGGCCACCAAGAAGAACGTGTACGTGGGCACCGGCTCGCACGCCGTCGAACTGCTCTGGGTGCAGCCCCAGGGCAAGAAGCCCATGCAGGCCGCCGACTGGGCGCGCGGTGTCCGCATCGCCCCCGGGGAGCTGCTCGGAGCGTAG
- a CDS encoding aldehyde dehydrogenase family protein: MSFFTDLAHQYIDGEWRPGKGSWDIIDFNPFDGEKLASIPVATAEEVDQAYRAAERAQRTWAGTNAYTRRGVLEKALRIVEEREPEIGDAIVAELGGTRLKAAFELHLAKEFLRESVQIALRPTGQLLPSPVEGKENRVYREPVGVVGVISPFNFPFLLSLKSVAPALALGNAVVLKPHQNTPIVGGTLIAKIFEDAGLPAGLLNVVVTDIAEIGDALLEHPVPQVISFTGSDKVGRHVATVGAAHLKRVVLELGGNSALIVLDDADVDYAVDAAVFSRFVHQGQVCMAANRILVDRSVEAEFTGKFVAKVASLTVGDPADPATQIGPLINSTQAEAVTKLVEQTVAGGATALLRGTTDGNLVSPSVLTGLSADSPVLQQEIFGPVALIVPFDGEDEAVRIANDTPYGLSGAVHTGDIERGVRVGQRIHTGMIHINDGTVNDEPIVPFGGVKNSGLGRLNGESTIDSFTTQKWISIQRGRTRFPF, from the coding sequence ATGTCCTTCTTCACTGACCTGGCCCACCAGTACATCGACGGCGAGTGGCGGCCCGGCAAGGGCTCCTGGGACATCATCGACTTCAACCCGTTCGACGGTGAGAAGCTCGCCTCCATCCCGGTCGCCACGGCCGAAGAGGTGGACCAGGCGTACCGGGCCGCCGAGCGCGCCCAGCGGACGTGGGCCGGGACCAACGCGTACACCCGGCGCGGCGTGCTGGAGAAGGCGCTGCGGATCGTCGAGGAGCGCGAGCCGGAGATCGGCGACGCGATCGTCGCCGAGCTCGGCGGTACCCGTCTCAAGGCCGCCTTCGAGCTGCACCTCGCCAAGGAGTTCCTCCGCGAGTCCGTCCAGATCGCGCTGCGCCCCACCGGTCAGCTGCTGCCCTCCCCGGTCGAGGGCAAGGAGAACCGGGTCTACCGCGAGCCGGTCGGCGTGGTGGGTGTCATCAGCCCCTTCAACTTCCCCTTCCTGCTCTCGCTGAAGTCGGTCGCCCCGGCGCTCGCCCTCGGCAACGCGGTCGTCCTCAAGCCGCACCAGAACACCCCGATCGTCGGCGGCACCCTCATCGCCAAGATCTTCGAGGACGCCGGTCTGCCCGCCGGTCTGCTGAACGTCGTCGTCACCGACATCGCCGAGATCGGCGACGCCCTGCTGGAGCACCCGGTCCCGCAGGTAATCTCCTTCACCGGCTCGGACAAGGTCGGCCGCCACGTGGCGACCGTCGGCGCCGCCCACCTCAAGCGGGTCGTCCTGGAGCTCGGCGGCAACAGCGCGCTCATCGTGCTGGACGACGCCGACGTCGACTACGCCGTCGACGCCGCCGTCTTCAGCCGCTTCGTCCACCAGGGCCAGGTCTGCATGGCCGCCAACCGCATCCTGGTCGACCGCTCCGTCGAGGCCGAGTTCACCGGCAAGTTCGTCGCCAAGGTCGCCTCCCTGACCGTCGGCGACCCGGCCGACCCGGCCACGCAGATCGGCCCGCTGATCAACTCCACGCAGGCCGAGGCCGTCACCAAGCTGGTGGAGCAGACCGTCGCCGGCGGCGCCACCGCGCTGCTGCGGGGCACCACGGACGGCAACCTGGTCAGCCCGTCCGTGCTCACCGGCCTCTCCGCCGACTCGCCGGTGCTCCAGCAGGAGATCTTCGGCCCGGTCGCGCTGATCGTGCCCTTCGACGGCGAGGACGAGGCCGTCCGGATCGCCAACGACACCCCGTACGGCCTCAGCGGCGCCGTGCACACCGGGGACATCGAGCGCGGGGTGCGCGTCGGACAGCGCATCCACACCGGCATGATCCACATCAACGACGGCACCGTGAACGACGAGCCCATCGTGCCGTTCGGCGGCGTGAAGAACTCGGGCCTCGGCCGCCTCAACGGCGAGTCGACGATCGACTCCTTCACCACCCAGAAGTGGATCTCGATCCAGCGGGGCCGCACGCGGTTCCCCTTCTGA